In Cololabis saira isolate AMF1-May2022 chromosome 4, fColSai1.1, whole genome shotgun sequence, one DNA window encodes the following:
- the LOC133441827 gene encoding extracellular calcium-sensing receptor-like, which produces MMSKEGDVIFGGAFSIHSEITPPSLSFTEKPASVKCSSLNLREFRYTQVMIFAIDEINRSTFLLPNISIGYRIYDNCGSTLTSMYAVMALLNGDERTLENNCSGQSSVLAIIGESESSQTIVLARNTGPFKIPVISPSATCECLSSRKEYPSFFRTIASDLYQSRALAQLVKHFGWTWVGAVNSDNDYGNNGIAIFLAAAQEEGVCVEYTEKLHRAEPERFLKVVEVIKKSTARVIVAFLSHVEINILFELLSLHNVTGRQFIGVEAWIAANSLMTPKTFSVLGGSLGFAVPNANISGHNDFLARGFWETSFQCNKPNMTGVINNCEKNHDLIKLKEYNDDVPELRFTHNIYKAIYAVAYSLHSLMKCSDSQGCEKAKGINPWQVVESLNDVNFTIKNGEQLWFDSSGATVAKYEVLNWQQGPNGSVLFKSVGYYDASLPPGQRFVLNTEDIMWPGGSKDLPKSVCSESCHPGTHKVLEKGKPICCYNCVPCPFGEISNTTDSIDCIKCPEEYLSNQNRDACVLKDVEFLSFTEVMGKILVFFTLFGVLLTLIVATLFLLNKDTPLVRANNSELSFLLLFSLTMCFLCSLTFIGKPTEWSCMLRHTAFGITFVLCISCILGKTLVVLMAFRATLPGSNVMKWFGPAQQRLSVLALTFVQILICVLWLTINPPYPFKNVKIYKDKIILECALGSPIGFWAVLGYVGFLALLCFVFAFLARKLPDNFNEAKFITFSMLIFCAVWITFIPAYVSSPGKFTVAVEIFAILASSYGILFCIFAPKCFILALKPELNTKKHIMGKVQS; this is translated from the exons ATGATGTCTAAAGAAGGAGATGTAATCTTTGGAGGAGCATTTTCCATCCACAGCGAAATCACACCGCCTTCACTTTCTTTTACAGAGAAACCAGCATCTGTCAAATGTTCAAG CCTAAACCTCAGAGAATTTCGATATACCCAGGTCATGATATTTGCTATTGATGAAATAAATAGGAGTACATTTCTTCTCCCAAACATTTCTATAGGATATAGAATTTATGACAATTGTGGTTCGACGTTAACTTCAATGTATGCAGTAATGGCTCTCCTGAATGGTGATGAGAGGACTTTGGAAAATAATTGCTCAGGTCAATCATCAGTGCTTGCTATTATTGGGGAGTCTGAATCCTCTCAAACCATTGTGCTGGCACGCAATACTGGACCATTTAAGATACCAGTG ATAAGTCCTTCGGCAACTTGTGAATGTTTAAGCAGCAGGAAGGAGTACCCCTCTTTCTTCCGAACTATTGCCAGTGATCTCTATCAAAGCCGAGCCCTCGCCCAGCTGGTCAAACATTTTGGCTGGACTTGGGTTGGGGCAGTCAACAGTGACAATGACTATGGCAATAATGGCATTGCTATCTTTCTTGCTGCAGCCCAAGAGGAGGGCGTGTGTGTGGAGTACACAGAGAAACTTCACAGAGCAGAGCCAGAAAGATTTCTGAAAGTGGTGGAGGTGATCAAAAAGAGCACTGCTCGGGTCATTGTTGCTTTCCTATCTCATGTAGAAATTAACATCCTCTTTGAACTCTTAAGCCTGCACAATGTCACAGGTCGGCAATTCATTGGTGTGGAGGCCTGGATCGCAGCCAACAGTCTTATGACTCCTAAAACCTTTAGTGTGCTAGGAGGGTCACTGGGATTTGCTGTACCGAATGCCAATATCAGTGGTCATAATGATTTTCTAGCCAGAGGTTTCTGGGAGACTAGTTTTCAGTGCAATAAACCAAATATGACGGGTGTTATAAACAATTGTGAGAAAAACCATGATCTAATTAAGCTAAAAGAGTATAACGATGATGTCCCAGAACTGAGATTTACGCATAACATCTACAAAGCAATCTATGCTGTTGCCTATTCTCTACACAGCCTCATGAAGTGCTCAGACAGTCAGGGGTGTGAAAAAGCCAAAGGGATTAATCCATGGCAG GTCGTGGAGTCTCTGAACGACGTGAACTTCACCATTAAGAATGGAGAGCAGTTATGGTTCGACAGCTCTGGAGCTACCGTAGCCAAGTATGAGGTGCTAAACTGGCAGCAGGGACCAAATGGATCAGTTCTGTTTAAATCGGTTGGCTACTATGATGCTTCCCTACCTCCAGGACAGAGGTTTGTTCTTAATACAGAGGATATAATGTGGCCTGGAGGAAGCAAGGAT TTACCTAAATCAGTGTGCAGTGAAAGCTGCCATCCTGGAACTCATAAAGTCCTTGAAAAAGGAAAACCTATCTGCTGCTATAACTGCGTACCCTGTCCATTTGGAGAAATCAGCAACACCACAG ATTCTATTGACTGCATAAAGTGTCCTGAGGAATATTTGTCCAATCAGAACAGAGATGCCTGTGTACTGAAAGATGTTGAGTTTCTCTCTTTCACTGAGGTCATGGGCAAAATACTTgtgttttttactttgtttggtgTGCTCCTTACCCTGATAGTGGCCACTCTATTCCTACTCAATAAGGACACTCCACTGGTGAGGGCCAACAACTCTGAACTGAGCTTCTTGCTGCTATTCTCTTTGACTATGTGCTTCCTGTGCTCTTTGACCTTCATCGGCAAACCCACTGAATGGTCCTGCATGCTGCGACACACAGCATTTGGCATCACCTTTGTCCTCTGCATTTCTTGTATTCTAGGGAAAACATTAGTGGTTCTGATGGCCTTCAGGGCAACACTTCCAGGCAGTAATGTGATGAAATGGTTTGGGCCTGCACAGCAGAGACTCAGTGTTCTTGCTTTAACTTTTGTACAGATTCTGATTTGCGTCCTATGGCTCACAATAAATCCTCCTTATCcctttaaaaatgtgaaaatctatAAGGACAAGATTATTCTTGAGTGTGCTCTTGGGTCACCCATTGGTTTCTGGGCTGTGTTGGGTTACGTCGGCTTCTTGGCTCTATTATgctttgtatttgcttttttgGCCAGAAAACTGCCAGATAATTTCAATGAAGCGAAGTTCATCACATTCAGCATGTTGATATTCTGTGCAGTCTGGATCACCTTTATTCCAGCTTATGTCAGCTCTCCTGGGAAATTCACCGTTGCTGTAGAGATTTTTGCTATTTTGGCGTCAAGTTATGGGATACTTTTTTGTATATTTGCACCAAAATGCTTTATTCTTGCACTTAAACCTGAACTAAACACAAAGAAACATATAATGGGAAAAGTACAATCTTAA